Part of the Streptomyces sp. NBC_01353 genome, TCGCCTGGCTCGACGACGTCCTCACCACCCTCCACCGGCTCGCTGCCGAGCGCTGAACCCCCGCTCCGCCACGACCACCCGCGCCACCACGACCACCTCACCCCATCGGACCGAAAGACGGAGCACATGGCCGACTCGCTGCTGTTCAACCCGCACACCTACGACCCGGCACACTTCGATCCCGAGACCCGCCGACTGCTGCGCGCCACCGTCGACTGGTTCGAGGAGCGCGGAAAGCGTCGGCTGATCGAGGACTACCGCACCCGGGCCTGGCTGGGGGACTTCCTCGCCTTCTCCGCCAAGGAAGGACTGTTCGAGACGTTCCTGACGCCCTCCGCCGACGCCGGCGAGGGGCAGCAGGACAAGCGCTGGGACACCGCCCGTATCGCCGCCCTGAACGAGATCCTCGGCTTCTACGGTCTCGACTACTGGTACGCCTGGCAGGTCACCATCCTCGGCCTCGGCCCGGTCTGGCAGAGCGACAACGCCGCCGCCCGCGCCCGCGCCGCGGAACTCCTCTCCCAGGGGGAGGTGTTCGCCTTCGGCCTCTCCGAGAAGTCCCACGGCGCCGACATCTACTCCACCGACATGCTCCTGGAGCCCGACACCGCGGGGGGTTTCCGGGCCACCGGGTCCAAGTACTACATCGGCAACGGCAACGCGGCCGGGCTCGTCTCCGTCTTCGGCCGCCGCACCGACGTCGAAGGCCCCGACGGCTACGTCTTCTTCGCCGCCGACAGCCGCCATCCGGCGTACCACCTCGTCAAGAACGTCGTCGACTCGTCGAAGTACGTCAGCGAGTTCCGCCTGGAGGACTACCCCGTAGCCCCCGAGGACGTCCTCCACACCGGCCGCGCCGCCTTCGACGCCGCACTCAACACGGTCAACGTCGGCAAGTTCAACCTGTGCACCGCCTCCATCGGCATCTGCGAGCACGCGATGTACGAGGCCGTCACCCACGCCCAGAACCGCATCCTCTACGGCCGCCCCGTCACCGCCTTCCCGCACGTGCGGCGCGAGCTGACCGACGCGTACGTCCGCCTCGTCGGCATGAAGCTGTTCAGCGACCGCGCCGTCGACTACTTCCGCACTGCCGGTCCCGACGACCGCCGCTACCTCCTCTTCAACCCGATGACGAAGATGAAGGTGACCACGGAGGGCGAGAAGGTCATTGACCTGATGTGGGACGTCATCGCCGCCAAGGGCTTCGAGAAGGACAACTACTTCGCCCAGGCCGCCGTCGAGATCCGGGGCCTCCCGAAGCTCGAGGGCACGGTCCACGTCAACCTGGCCCTGATCCTGAAGTTCATGCGGAACCACCTGCTGGACCCGGCCGCGTACGAGCCCGTACCGACCCGTCTGGACGAGGCCGACGACACCTTCCTCTTCCGGCAGGGACCGGCCCGCGGCCTGGGATCCGTACGCTTCCACGACTGGCGCACCGCGTACGACGCCTACGCCGGAGTGGCGAACGTCGCCCGCTTCCGCGAGCAGGCCGACGCCCTGTGCGAGTTCGTCCGCACCGCCGCGCCCGACGAGCAGCAGAGCCGCGACCTCGACCTCCTCCTCGCCGTCGGCCAGCTGTTCGCGCTCGTCGTCCACGGTCAGCTGGTCCTGGAGCAGGCGCGCCTGACGGATCTCGACGAGGACGTTCTCGACGAGCTGTTCGCCGTCCTCGTGCGGGACTTCTCGGCCCACGCCGTCGAGCTGCACGGCAAGGACTCCGCCACCGAGCAGCAGCAGCTCTGGGCACTGGGAGCCGTTCGGCGCCCGGTCGTCGACGAGGCACGCTCGGGCCGGGTCTGGCAGCGCGTCGAGGCGCTCTCGGGTACGTACGAGATGGCTCCGTAAGACCGGTCGACGGGGCCGGGGCGCGATCGCCCCGGCCCCGATCAGGGACATGGCGACGAGGGTGGTCACGGCGCTCTCCGTCAGCAGGTGCTCCCGGAGGGGACCGTCTTCCCGGTGATGAGGTAGTCGTCGACGTGGCCCGTGACGCAGGCGTTGCTGCGGCCGTACGCGGTGTGTCCGAGCCCCTCGTACGTGAGGAGCATCCCGCCGGGGAACTGGGAGGCCAGGCTCTTCGCCTCCTCGTAGGGGGTGGCCGCGTCTCCGGTGGTTCCGACCACAAGGACGGGGACGACACCGGCGGCGCTGACCCGGTGCGGCCGCTGCGCGGTCGCGGGCCAGTCCTTGCAGGTGAGTGCCGTGGTCACAGCGGAGGTGCCGTAGCGGCCTGCGGCCTTGTCGGCGGGGCCGAGGGCCTGCCAGTACGCCTGCGGATCGCGGGGATGCGGGATGTCGAAGCAATTGACGGCTTGGAGCGCCGCGTCACTGTTGTCGGCGGGCGCCTCGGGCCGGTCGGTCTCCGGGGCCGGTTCTTCCGACTCGGGTTCTTCGGATTCCGCGTCCTCCGAGGCCGCGAGCTTCGCCAGCTTCGTACCGTTGCCGCTGTCCGCGTCCGCCAGGGCTTCGGACAGGTCCTTCCACTGTGACTCGGGCACGTACATCGACATGACGAGCGCGTCGAGCAGCATGGTCGCGTCGACGCCGTGCTCGTCCCCGTCGACGGGCAGCGGATCGCGCGCGGTCCTCTCGAAGAGCCCGTCGATCAGGGCCCGTATCTCCTCCGAGGTGCTGCCGGGGCAGCTGTCCCCGGCGACGTCGGCGCACGAGGCGATGTAGTCCTCGACGGCCCGCTCGAAGCCGGCGCCCTGGCTCACGGCTCGCTGCGACCAGTCCAGGGAGGGGTCGACGGCGCCGTCGAGGACCATCGCGCGGACCCGGCGGGGGAACTGCTCGGCGTACGAGGTGCCCAGACTCGTCCCGTACGACCAGCCGAGGTACGTGACCCGGGACTCCCCGAGGGCCGCCCGCAACACGTCCATGTCCCGGGCCACGTCCTCAGTGCCGACGTGGCGCAGGAAGCCGCCGCTGTGCTTCGCGCACGCCTCGGCCTGCCGTTTCGCGGCCGTGAGGACGTCGGTCCGCTCGGCCCCGGTCTTCGGGAAGAACGGATCGGTCGCCGCGGTCTCCGAGGCCCCCTCCCCGGCGGACTCTTCGCCTCCCCCGCAGGTCAGCGCCGGCGAGCTGCCCCCGACACCACGCGGGTCGAAGGAGACGATGTCGAAGCGGGCGCGCGCCTTGGCGGTGAACGAATCGGCCATCCCCTCCTCCAGGAGGGACGTCACCCCGGACGCGCCCGGTCCGCCGGGGTTCGCGATGATCGAACCGATCCGCTCGGCAGGCTTCGCCGTGACCGCCCGAGCCACCGGAAGGACGAACGTCCTGCCGTTCGAGGGGTCGGCGTAGTCCATCGGCACGGTGAGTTCGGCGCACTGGTGGTCACCGCACGCCTTCCACGCCAGCTTCTGCCGGTAGTACGACCTCAGCTCGGGCCGGTCGGCCGGGTCCACGTTCCCGGTCGCCCCTGTGGCCCGGTCCGTGCCGGATTCCGGCGGCGAGGTGCAGCCGACGAGTGCGGTGGCGGCGAGCGTGACGGCGCCGACGAGGGCGAGGGTGACGGTCGGAGGGCGGTGGCGGACGGTGCGGTTCAACGAGGTGCTCCCAGGGTCGGTTCGCTGGGGAGCATGACGGGCCGATGCTGAGGATTTGATGAGGACGACGGCGGCGCCGGCCGCCGGCTTCGCTATTGGTGGTCGGAGGCCAGGCGGTACCCGACACCCCGCACGGTGTGGATGAGCTGCGGGTCTCCCAGCTTGCGGCGGAGCTGGGAGACGAGGACGTCCAGGACATTGGACTGCGGCTCGGCCATCTCGTCCCAGCAGCTCTCGAGCAACTCCGTCCGGGACACCGCCTGATCGGCACGCGCGGCCAGCGCCTCCAGGACCGCGAACTCCCGGCTCGTCAGTGTCAGCAGCACACCGGCGCGGTGAATACGACGACGGGCCGTGTCGATCTCCAGGTCGCCGACCCGGTGCACGGGTGGGCGGACGATCGCGGAGCGCCGGCAGAGACTGCGTACCCGGGCGACGAGCTCCGGGACGGCGAAGGGCTTGATCAGATAGTCGTCGCCTCCGCTGGCAAAGCCCTCGACACGGTCGGCGACCGAGTCGCGGGCGGTGAGGAAGAGCACCGGCACCGCCCGGCCACCACGGCGCATCTCCTCCACGTAGGTGGCGGCGTCCCCGGACGGCAGCATCCGGTCGAAGACGGCGCAGTCGTACGCGGTGACGAACAGCGCCTCGTCCGCCTGGGGGAGGTCGGCGGCCTCGTCGACCGCGAGCCCCGCGGCCCGCAGGGAGGCGGCCACCCCGAACCGTAGATCGTCGTCGTCCTCGACCAGTAGCACTCGCACGTCGCACACCCTAGTCACGTCAAGATCGAGGACGGCTGCCCCATCCCGCCCGGTAGAGTTGCCGAAGGCGAGGTGGCAGGCTGCCACCCCGCCGTTGTCGTGTCGGGGCCGATGCCGCCCCGGCGTAGATCCGCTTCATGCCCCGGCCCGTCCACTGTGGGGGCGTGCCCGCACGTGACAGGTTCCCTCCCCTTTGTCCTCTTCGCCCGCCCGTGCCTCCGCCGCCTCCCCGTCCGCGTGGGCGGCCCGACTGCGCCCCGACTGGCTGACCGATCCCAAGGTCTGGCGTACCGAGGTGCTGGCCGGCCTGGTCGTCGCCCTCGCGCTGATCCCCGAGGCGATCTCGTTCTCGATCATCGCCGGAGTCGACCCGGCGATCGGCCTGTTCGCCTCCTTCACCATGGCCGTGACCATCGCGATCGTCGGCGGCCGCCGGGCGATGATCTCCGCCGCGACCGGCGCCGTCGCGCTCGTCATCGCGCCGCTCAACCGGGAGCACGGGCTCGGGTACCTGGTCGCCGCCGTCATCCTCGCCGGTGTCTTCCAGGTGATCCTCGGCGCGCTCGGCGTGGCGAAGCTGATGCGGTTCATCCCGCGCTCGGTGATGGTCGGCTTCGTGAACGCGTTGGCCGTCCTGATCTTCATGACCCAGGTGTCCGAGCTGCGGAACGTCCCCTGGGCCGTCTACCCGCTCGTCGCCGCCGGGCTGCTCCTGATGCTGTTCTTCCCGAAGATCACCGGAGTGATCCCCGCGCCGCTGGTGTCCATCGCGATCCTCACCGCCGTCACTGTGGCCGCCGGGATCGCGGTGCCCACGGTCGGCGACAAGGGCGCCCTGCCGTCCTCGCTGCCGGTGCCAGGCCTGCCCGACGTCCCGTTCACGACGGACACCCTGATGACGATCGCTCCGTACGCCTTCGCCATGGCCCTCGTCGGTCTGATGGAGTCGCTGATGACGGCCAAGCTCGTCGACGACATCACCGACACCCGCTCCGACAAGACCCGCGAATCCATAGGCCAGGGCATCGCCAACATCGTCACCGGCTTCTTCGGCGGCATGGGCGGCTGCGCCATGATCGGCCAGACGATGATCAACGTGAAGGTCTCCGGCGCCCGCACCCGCCTCTCCACGTTCCTCGCCGGCGCGTTCCTGATGGTGCTGTGCATCGTCTTCGGCCCGGTCGTCTCCGACATCCCCATGGCCGCGCTGGTCGCCGTCATGGTCATGGTGTGCTTCGCGACCTTCGACTGGCACTCCATCGCCCCGAAGACCCTCAAGCGGATGCCCGTCGGCGAGATCGCCGTCATGGTGATCACCGTGGTGTGCGTGGTCGCCACCCACAACCTCGCGGTCGGTGTGGTCGCCGGATCGGTCACCGCCATGGTGATCTTCGCTCGGCGCGTCGCCCACCACGCCGAGGTCACCGCCGTGACCGATCCCGACGGCACCACCGTGGTCTACCGGGTGACAGGCGCGCTGTTCTTCGCCTCGTCCAACGAACTCGTCGGCCGGTTCGACTACGCCTCCGACCCCGACAGGGTCGTCATCGACCTCTCCGCGGCCCACGTCTGGGACGCCTCGTCCGTCGCCGTACTCGACACGATCGAGACGAAGTACGCCCAGCGCGGCAAGACCGTGGAGATCAC contains:
- a CDS encoding acyl-CoA dehydrogenase family protein, encoding MADSLLFNPHTYDPAHFDPETRRLLRATVDWFEERGKRRLIEDYRTRAWLGDFLAFSAKEGLFETFLTPSADAGEGQQDKRWDTARIAALNEILGFYGLDYWYAWQVTILGLGPVWQSDNAAARARAAELLSQGEVFAFGLSEKSHGADIYSTDMLLEPDTAGGFRATGSKYYIGNGNAAGLVSVFGRRTDVEGPDGYVFFAADSRHPAYHLVKNVVDSSKYVSEFRLEDYPVAPEDVLHTGRAAFDAALNTVNVGKFNLCTASIGICEHAMYEAVTHAQNRILYGRPVTAFPHVRRELTDAYVRLVGMKLFSDRAVDYFRTAGPDDRRYLLFNPMTKMKVTTEGEKVIDLMWDVIAAKGFEKDNYFAQAAVEIRGLPKLEGTVHVNLALILKFMRNHLLDPAAYEPVPTRLDEADDTFLFRQGPARGLGSVRFHDWRTAYDAYAGVANVARFREQADALCEFVRTAAPDEQQSRDLDLLLAVGQLFALVVHGQLVLEQARLTDLDEDVLDELFAVLVRDFSAHAVELHGKDSATEQQQLWALGAVRRPVVDEARSGRVWQRVEALSGTYEMAP
- a CDS encoding alpha/beta hydrolase, with product MNRTVRHRPPTVTLALVGAVTLAATALVGCTSPPESGTDRATGATGNVDPADRPELRSYYRQKLAWKACGDHQCAELTVPMDYADPSNGRTFVLPVARAVTAKPAERIGSIIANPGGPGASGVTSLLEEGMADSFTAKARARFDIVSFDPRGVGGSSPALTCGGGEESAGEGASETAATDPFFPKTGAERTDVLTAAKRQAEACAKHSGGFLRHVGTEDVARDMDVLRAALGESRVTYLGWSYGTSLGTSYAEQFPRRVRAMVLDGAVDPSLDWSQRAVSQGAGFERAVEDYIASCADVAGDSCPGSTSEEIRALIDGLFERTARDPLPVDGDEHGVDATMLLDALVMSMYVPESQWKDLSEALADADSGNGTKLAKLAASEDAESEEPESEEPAPETDRPEAPADNSDAALQAVNCFDIPHPRDPQAYWQALGPADKAAGRYGTSAVTTALTCKDWPATAQRPHRVSAAGVVPVLVVGTTGDAATPYEEAKSLASQFPGGMLLTYEGLGHTAYGRSNACVTGHVDDYLITGKTVPSGSTC
- a CDS encoding response regulator transcription factor translates to MLLVEDDDDLRFGVAASLRAAGLAVDEAADLPQADEALFVTAYDCAVFDRMLPSGDAATYVEEMRRGGRAVPVLFLTARDSVADRVEGFASGGDDYLIKPFAVPELVARVRSLCRRSAIVRPPVHRVGDLEIDTARRRIHRAGVLLTLTSREFAVLEALAARADQAVSRTELLESCWDEMAEPQSNVLDVLVSQLRRKLGDPQLIHTVRGVGYRLASDHQ
- a CDS encoding SulP family inorganic anion transporter, with translation MSSSPARASAASPSAWAARLRPDWLTDPKVWRTEVLAGLVVALALIPEAISFSIIAGVDPAIGLFASFTMAVTIAIVGGRRAMISAATGAVALVIAPLNREHGLGYLVAAVILAGVFQVILGALGVAKLMRFIPRSVMVGFVNALAVLIFMTQVSELRNVPWAVYPLVAAGLLLMLFFPKITGVIPAPLVSIAILTAVTVAAGIAVPTVGDKGALPSSLPVPGLPDVPFTTDTLMTIAPYAFAMALVGLMESLMTAKLVDDITDTRSDKTRESIGQGIANIVTGFFGGMGGCAMIGQTMINVKVSGARTRLSTFLAGAFLMVLCIVFGPVVSDIPMAALVAVMVMVCFATFDWHSIAPKTLKRMPVGEIAVMVITVVCVVATHNLAVGVVAGSVTAMVIFARRVAHHAEVTAVTDPDGTTVVYRVTGALFFASSNELVGRFDYASDPDRVVIDLSAAHVWDASSVAVLDTIETKYAQRGKTVEITGLNDPSANLHGRLSGELAGH